The Salinispora tropica CNB-440 genome has a window encoding:
- the dnaA gene encoding chromosomal replication initiator protein DnaA translates to MTDTTDLAAVWTATTDELADEIVSAQQRAYLRLTRLRAIVEDTALVSVPDAFTRDVIESRLRPAITEALTRRLGRPIQVAVTVRAPEDAPGRPAGTIYHSAPSPETGALPGDTTDRAAGGGPDDGVDHRFPLIPGQAQPERRTAAPAGSYGEQTTPMSRDSQEPLFSSAFAGPPRGERHDVDEQARLGPPVTERPFEAHYRAEGADQHGGRALPRELGTDSGPGRVDHRPGGREDRRPPAPADGGGNRLNPKYMFETFVIGSSNRFAHAASVAVAESPAKAYNPLFIYGSSGLGKTHLLHAIGHYATTLGNANSVRYVSTEEFTNDFINSLRDDKTSAFQRRYRDVDILLIDDIQFLENRERTQEEFFHTFNTLHNANKQIVITSDRSPKQLATLEDRLRTRFEWGLLADIQPPDLETRIAILQKKAAQERLFAPPDVLEFIASRVSNSIRELEGALIRVTAFASLTRSSVELSLAEEVLRDFIPDGTGPEITADQIMVATADYFGVSLEDLRGHSRSRVLVNARQVAMYLCRELTDLSLPRIGQAFGGRDHTTVMHADRKIRQQMAERRSLYNQIAELTNRIKQNT, encoded by the coding sequence GTGACGGATACAACCGACCTCGCCGCGGTGTGGACGGCAACGACCGACGAGTTGGCCGACGAGATCGTCTCTGCCCAGCAGCGGGCCTATCTGCGACTGACCCGCCTCCGCGCCATCGTCGAGGACACCGCGCTCGTCTCCGTCCCGGACGCCTTCACCCGAGATGTCATCGAGTCCCGGCTCCGCCCGGCGATCACCGAGGCCCTCACCCGCCGGCTGGGGCGCCCCATCCAGGTGGCGGTCACGGTGCGAGCACCGGAAGACGCCCCCGGCCGCCCGGCCGGCACCATCTACCACAGCGCCCCGAGCCCGGAGACCGGCGCGTTGCCCGGCGACACCACCGACCGCGCCGCGGGAGGGGGCCCGGACGACGGCGTGGACCACAGGTTCCCGCTGATCCCCGGGCAGGCCCAACCGGAGCGCCGCACTGCGGCGCCCGCTGGTTCGTACGGCGAGCAGACGACGCCGATGTCCCGGGACAGCCAGGAGCCGTTGTTCAGCTCCGCCTTCGCCGGGCCGCCCCGAGGCGAGCGTCACGATGTTGACGAGCAGGCCCGGCTGGGCCCACCGGTGACCGAACGCCCGTTCGAGGCCCACTACCGAGCAGAGGGGGCGGACCAGCACGGGGGGCGGGCCCTGCCCCGGGAACTCGGCACCGACAGCGGGCCGGGGAGGGTGGACCACCGACCGGGTGGCCGCGAGGACCGTCGGCCACCGGCACCCGCCGACGGCGGCGGCAACCGGCTCAACCCGAAGTACATGTTCGAGACGTTCGTTATCGGTTCGTCGAACCGATTCGCCCACGCGGCTTCGGTGGCGGTCGCCGAGTCACCGGCGAAGGCGTACAACCCGCTGTTCATCTACGGCAGCTCAGGGCTGGGCAAGACGCACTTGCTGCACGCGATCGGCCACTACGCCACGACGCTCGGCAACGCCAACTCGGTCCGGTACGTCTCGACCGAGGAGTTCACCAACGACTTCATCAACTCGCTGCGCGACGACAAGACCAGCGCCTTCCAGCGCCGGTACCGGGACGTCGACATCCTCCTGATCGACGACATCCAGTTCCTGGAGAACCGGGAGCGGACGCAGGAGGAGTTCTTCCACACCTTCAACACACTGCACAACGCCAACAAGCAGATCGTGATCACCTCCGACCGGTCGCCGAAGCAGCTGGCGACTCTGGAGGACCGGCTGCGGACCCGGTTCGAATGGGGCCTACTCGCCGACATCCAGCCGCCAGACCTGGAGACCCGGATCGCGATCCTCCAGAAGAAAGCCGCCCAGGAACGGCTGTTCGCCCCGCCGGACGTACTGGAGTTCATTGCGTCCCGAGTGTCGAACTCCATCCGAGAACTTGAGGGTGCGCTGATCCGGGTCACCGCGTTCGCCAGCCTCACCCGGTCATCGGTGGAGTTGTCGCTGGCCGAGGAGGTGCTGCGGGACTTCATTCCGGACGGCACCGGGCCAGAGATCACCGCCGACCAGATCATGGTTGCCACCGCCGACTACTTCGGGGTGAGTCTGGAGGACCTGCGCGGGCACTCCCGCTCGCGGGTGCTCGTCAACGCCCGCCAGGTCGCCATGTACCTGTGCCGGGAGCTCACCGACCTGTCGCTGCCCCGAATCGGACAGGCGTTCGGGGGCCGCGACCACACCACGGTCATGCACGCCGACCGCAAGATCCGTCAGCAGATGGCCGAGCGCCGGTCGCTCTACAACCAGATCGCCGAGCTGACCAACCGGATCAAGCAGAACACCTGA